In Paenarthrobacter sp. GOM3, a single window of DNA contains:
- the gluQRS gene encoding tRNA glutamyl-Q(34) synthetase GluQRS, translating into MTSAGRFAPSPSGELHVGNLRTAVLAWLFAKSTARTFLLRVEDLDRARSGAEAEQLRDLQAIGVGWDAAVVRQTERTTLYDDAIAHLTAEGRTYECFCTRREIQEAPSAPHAPQGAYPGTCRRLSHAEREIRRASRPASIRLRSDVAEWAVEDQLNGKFVGMVDDFVLRRNDGVTAYNLAVVVDDADQGIDQVVRGDDLLPSTPRQAYLATLLGVQVPEYAHVPLVVNHDGVRLAKRDGAVTLGDLAAVGIPANRVRDLILESLGLPTGPLQGALPFFDPALLPREPWVWKTPAA; encoded by the coding sequence ATGACTTCCGCTGGACGCTTCGCCCCGAGCCCTTCGGGCGAACTGCATGTCGGCAACCTTCGTACGGCGGTCCTCGCCTGGCTCTTCGCGAAATCCACTGCCCGGACGTTCCTGCTGCGTGTCGAGGACCTTGACCGTGCGCGGTCTGGCGCGGAGGCTGAGCAGCTCCGCGATCTGCAGGCTATCGGTGTGGGGTGGGACGCCGCCGTCGTACGTCAGACCGAGCGCACCACTCTCTACGATGACGCGATCGCCCACTTGACGGCCGAAGGCCGCACGTACGAGTGCTTCTGCACGCGCCGGGAAATCCAGGAAGCTCCCTCAGCCCCGCATGCTCCGCAGGGCGCGTATCCGGGGACGTGCCGACGGCTGTCGCACGCTGAACGGGAGATTCGCAGGGCATCGCGTCCGGCGTCCATCCGCCTGCGTTCGGACGTTGCGGAGTGGGCTGTTGAGGACCAGTTGAACGGGAAGTTCGTGGGCATGGTGGACGACTTCGTGCTCCGCCGGAACGATGGAGTCACGGCCTACAACCTGGCCGTGGTGGTGGACGACGCCGATCAGGGAATCGACCAAGTGGTGCGCGGAGACGACCTCCTCCCATCCACCCCCCGGCAGGCGTACCTGGCCACGCTGCTTGGCGTGCAGGTGCCTGAATATGCCCACGTTCCGTTGGTGGTAAACCACGACGGCGTGAGGCTGGCCAAGCGCGACGGCGCAGTGACGCTGGGCGACCTCGCCGCCGTCGGAATCCCTGCCAACCGTGTCCGCGACCTGATACTCGAATCACTCGGGCTGCCGACAGGTCCATTGCAGGGTGCGCTTCCGTTTTTCGACCCCGCACTGCTGCCCCGGGAGCCATGGGTGTGGAAAACTCCCGCAGCCTGA
- a CDS encoding Lrp/AsnC family transcriptional regulator, with the protein MQELDATDRRILAALDEDPRVPIMVLAQKLHLARGTVQSRLERMTASGALRANSSRVLPSALGRGVAAAVSAELDQSHLNEAIAALRKIPEVLECHAPAGDTDLIIRVVAKSPDDLYRVSEEIRLCPGIVRTSTSMFLREVIPYRTTGMLSE; encoded by the coding sequence TTGCAGGAACTGGACGCGACAGACCGTCGAATCCTCGCCGCGCTGGACGAAGACCCCCGGGTCCCCATCATGGTGCTTGCCCAAAAATTGCACCTTGCGCGCGGGACCGTTCAGTCCCGGCTGGAACGCATGACCGCTTCCGGAGCCCTCCGCGCCAACAGCAGCCGTGTCCTGCCATCGGCCCTTGGCCGCGGGGTGGCGGCAGCGGTCAGTGCCGAACTCGACCAAAGCCATCTGAACGAAGCCATCGCTGCGCTGCGGAAGATCCCCGAAGTCCTGGAATGCCACGCGCCCGCAGGCGACACCGACCTCATCATCAGGGTTGTCGCCAAGAGCCCTGACGATCTCTACCGCGTTTCCGAGGAAATCCGGCTCTGTCCGGGGATCGTGCGCACATCCACCAGCATGTTCCTCAGGGAAGTGATTCCGTACAGGACCACTGGCATGTTGTCGGAGTAG
- a CDS encoding Lrp/AsnC family transcriptional regulator, whose protein sequence is MIDGIDRSILRHLREDGRMTATALASKVGLTVAPCHRRLRDLESTGVIRGYRADIDPSAVGLGFEAIVFVTLRQVDRGTMAAFEARVTASPNIVEAQRLFGSPDYLLKVIAADLPAYQRFYDDELAALPAVERLTSTLVMKNLKTNIGPPV, encoded by the coding sequence GTGATCGATGGAATAGACAGAAGTATTTTGCGGCATCTCCGCGAAGACGGAAGAATGACTGCCACGGCCCTCGCCTCGAAGGTGGGCTTGACGGTGGCCCCCTGCCACCGACGACTCCGGGATCTGGAGTCCACCGGAGTGATCCGCGGCTACCGGGCTGATATCGATCCGTCCGCCGTGGGGCTCGGCTTTGAGGCGATTGTTTTCGTGACGCTGCGCCAGGTGGACCGCGGGACCATGGCCGCCTTCGAGGCCCGGGTGACTGCCAGTCCCAACATTGTGGAGGCGCAGCGGCTTTTCGGCTCGCCGGACTACCTGTTGAAGGTCATCGCAGCGGACTTGCCTGCCTACCAGCGCTTTTACGACGATGAACTCGCAGCGCTGCCAGCGGTGGAGCGGCTGACGTCAACGCTGGTCATGAAGAACCTGAAGACCAACATCGGTCCTCCTGTTTAG
- a CDS encoding LysE family translocator → MNPQLFLAFILVAATLACTPGVDWAYSISAGLGQRSFVPAVAGLCSGYVIHTLLMAAGLAALLAGVPGLLGWLTVAGAGYLLWLGVSTIRSWRGASFSAEDGVVQSANQLRTFLQGMGTSGINPKGLLFFVALVPQFVSPEAALPIPVQSGLLGLTFVLLAAMVYTAVALTSRKLLASRPGAARVVTLVSGIIMIGLGAVLLSEQLLPLAQAWANAPA, encoded by the coding sequence GTGAATCCGCAGCTCTTCCTCGCCTTCATCCTCGTGGCGGCCACCTTGGCCTGCACCCCAGGCGTCGACTGGGCATACTCCATTTCCGCAGGGCTAGGCCAGCGCAGCTTTGTCCCGGCAGTCGCCGGATTATGCAGCGGCTACGTCATCCACACCCTGCTGATGGCGGCAGGTTTGGCAGCACTCCTGGCGGGTGTGCCCGGACTTCTGGGCTGGCTCACCGTCGCGGGGGCCGGTTACCTGCTGTGGCTCGGCGTCTCAACCATCCGCTCATGGCGAGGCGCCAGCTTCAGTGCGGAAGACGGCGTCGTGCAGTCCGCCAACCAGCTCCGCACGTTCCTGCAGGGGATGGGCACCAGCGGCATCAACCCCAAGGGCTTGCTGTTCTTCGTGGCGCTGGTGCCGCAGTTCGTGAGCCCCGAAGCAGCGCTTCCCATCCCCGTGCAGTCCGGCTTGCTGGGCCTGACATTCGTGCTCCTTGCGGCAATGGTCTACACCGCTGTGGCTTTGACATCGCGGAAGCTGCTGGCGTCACGGCCCGGCGCCGCCAGGGTGGTCACTCTCGTCAGCGGGATCATCATGATCGGGCTGGGGGCAGTGCTGTTATCCGAACAACTGCTTCCGTTGGCGCAGGCCTGGGCAAACGCTCCAGCCTAG
- a CDS encoding SRPBCC family protein, giving the protein MSNPTTITASDGVPFVDTVRDFDAPISVVFKAHVDPDLLARWLGPRSTSMNITEYNAVTGGSWRYENGDVNNPFSFRGVFHTVEADALIIMTSEFDGAPNQVVISTTTFEEVDGRTRMQAHEVYPSVEARDMALATGMNYGVIEGYERLDELLAA; this is encoded by the coding sequence ATGAGCAATCCAACCACCATCACCGCTAGCGACGGCGTTCCGTTCGTCGACACGGTCAGGGACTTCGATGCGCCGATCAGTGTGGTCTTCAAGGCCCATGTGGATCCGGATCTCCTGGCCAGATGGCTTGGTCCACGCAGCACGTCCATGAACATCACCGAGTACAACGCGGTGACCGGTGGCAGCTGGCGCTACGAAAACGGTGACGTCAACAACCCGTTTTCTTTCCGCGGTGTCTTCCACACGGTGGAAGCTGACGCGCTGATCATCATGACATCGGAGTTTGATGGCGCTCCGAACCAGGTGGTCATCAGCACCACGACTTTCGAAGAGGTGGACGGCCGTACCCGGATGCAAGCCCACGAGGTCTACCCCTCGGTGGAAGCGCGCGACATGGCGCTGGCAACCGGGATGAATTACGGCGTGATCGAGGGCTATGAGCGGCTCGACGAGTTGCTTGCCGCCTAG
- a CDS encoding ArsR/SmtB family transcription factor, protein MDPAELGPEALDRAFMALADPVRRAIVARLSRGDATVNELAEPFTITKQAVSKHIQVLEHAGLVTRSRDAQRRPVHLDSAALERLTAWLDQYRLIAERRFRLLDELLADNGPTGAAEK, encoded by the coding sequence ATGGACCCGGCAGAACTGGGCCCTGAAGCGTTGGACAGGGCCTTCATGGCCTTGGCCGATCCCGTGCGGCGGGCGATTGTGGCCCGTCTTTCCCGGGGTGACGCCACAGTCAATGAACTCGCAGAACCTTTCACCATTACTAAACAAGCGGTTTCCAAGCACATCCAGGTCCTCGAGCATGCGGGATTGGTGACGCGTTCACGCGACGCGCAGCGCCGCCCCGTGCACCTCGATTCCGCTGCCCTTGAGCGGTTGACGGCCTGGCTGGACCAGTACCGGTTGATCGCCGAGCGACGCTTCCGGCTACTCGACGAACTCCTGGCCGACAACGGTCCCACGGGGGCCGCGGAGAAATAG
- a CDS encoding DUF4383 domain-containing protein, giving the protein MTTASHPAEHHHMMGLTLRNTAMGVGVVFLLVGVLGFIPGITTNYGAMTFAGHDSGAMLLGVFQVSILHNIVHLLFGAAGLAMARNARMARLFLLGGGAVYIVLWIYGLVINQETGANFVPFNTADNWLHLILGVAMIGLGVWLGRDAMDEAPSARRNM; this is encoded by the coding sequence ATGACCACCGCTTCGCACCCCGCCGAACACCACCACATGATGGGGTTGACACTTCGCAACACCGCCATGGGCGTTGGCGTTGTATTTCTGCTGGTTGGCGTCCTGGGCTTCATCCCGGGAATCACCACCAATTACGGCGCCATGACCTTTGCGGGACATGATTCCGGCGCCATGCTGCTTGGAGTCTTCCAAGTGTCCATACTCCACAACATCGTCCATCTGTTGTTTGGCGCGGCCGGCTTGGCCATGGCAAGGAACGCACGCATGGCCCGCCTGTTCCTCCTCGGCGGCGGCGCCGTATACATCGTCCTTTGGATCTACGGCCTGGTCATCAACCAGGAAACAGGCGCCAACTTCGTCCCGTTCAACACTGCTGACAACTGGCTGCACCTGATCCTTGGCGTTGCCATGATCGGTTTGGGCGTTTGGCTCGGCCGGGATGCCATGGACGAGGCACCCTCTGCGCGAAGGAACATGTAA
- a CDS encoding IclR family transcriptional regulator yields the protein MTPTESSDAPENSNSNGDSKSTSVIVNAIAVLRSFTADEPLLGVTEIAGRVGLHKSTVSRILATLEQENLVERDVDSRRFRLGLGMIAMAGPLLAELEERRVAYPVLRELTERTGETSALMVWNGVESMCVEQIPSRHQVKHLAPLGARYSEALSSSVQVFLAAENKDRVRHLLKSGSITLPGLDDASMEAYLGRLEESAQRGWSVNFGETSIEEVGVASPVYDHRGDIVASVLIPAPKFRVSQDVLASLGEACAEAAAKVTTRLGGRGPR from the coding sequence ATGACTCCCACGGAATCCAGCGACGCTCCTGAAAACAGCAACAGCAATGGTGACAGTAAAAGCACCTCGGTCATTGTCAACGCCATCGCCGTGCTGCGGAGCTTTACCGCCGACGAACCGCTCCTGGGTGTCACCGAAATCGCGGGCCGCGTGGGCCTGCACAAGAGCACTGTCTCCCGCATCCTTGCGACGCTGGAACAGGAGAACCTGGTAGAGCGCGACGTCGATTCGCGCAGGTTCCGTTTGGGGCTGGGGATGATCGCCATGGCGGGCCCGCTGCTGGCGGAACTCGAAGAGCGCCGCGTCGCCTACCCCGTACTGCGCGAACTCACGGAACGCACAGGGGAGACCAGTGCGCTTATGGTGTGGAACGGCGTCGAGTCCATGTGCGTGGAGCAGATCCCCAGCCGGCACCAGGTCAAGCACCTCGCCCCGCTGGGGGCGCGCTATAGCGAGGCGCTGAGCTCGTCCGTCCAGGTGTTCCTGGCGGCGGAGAATAAGGACAGGGTACGTCACCTGTTGAAGAGCGGGTCGATTACGCTCCCTGGATTGGATGATGCCTCGATGGAGGCCTACCTTGGCCGGTTGGAGGAGTCGGCGCAGCGTGGGTGGTCAGTGAATTTTGGGGAGACATCCATTGAGGAAGTAGGCGTGGCTTCCCCTGTCTACGATCACCGCGGCGACATTGTGGCCTCTGTGCTGATCCCTGCGCCAAAATTCCGGGTTTCGCAAGACGTCCTGGCCAGCCTGGGGGAGGCGTGCGCCGAGGCGGCGGCCAAGGTCACCACCCGCCTGGGTGGGCGCGGCCCGCGCTAG
- a CDS encoding aminopeptidase P family protein yields the protein MTLTQNESVNDVAKLERTKVLNNGEKVSLTFSDAEFERRLAGLRGIMAEKDLDAVILTSYHSIKYYSDFLFTYFGRSYGMVVTKDDTVTITANIDAGMPWRRSYGDNLVYTDWRRDNYIHAIQEVLRTRGINPRRIGVEDDSLPLDNRNKIQAAFSGATLVDIAQAAMRQRMIKSAEEIAVIKHGARIGDLGGEAIRNAITAGITEYEVALIGTEAMVHEIARTFPDSEIRDTWVWFQSGINTDGAHNWATTRKIQEHDILSLNCFPMTSGYYTALERTLFYGEPDARSLELWNINVEVHKRGLELIKPGAVCKDIAAELNEIYISHGLLANRTFGYGHSFGVLSHYYGREAGLELREDIDTVLEPGMVVSMEPMITVLDGQPGAGGYREHDILVVGEGGAENITKFPFGPEHNIIGA from the coding sequence ATGACCCTCACCCAGAACGAGTCCGTCAACGATGTCGCCAAGCTCGAGCGCACCAAGGTCCTGAACAACGGCGAAAAAGTTTCGCTGACCTTCTCCGACGCCGAGTTCGAACGTCGCCTCGCCGGCCTCCGGGGAATCATGGCCGAGAAGGACCTCGACGCCGTCATCCTCACCAGCTACCACTCCATCAAGTACTACTCCGATTTCCTCTTCACCTACTTCGGGCGTTCCTACGGCATGGTGGTCACCAAGGATGACACCGTCACCATTACGGCAAACATCGACGCCGGTATGCCTTGGCGCCGCAGCTACGGCGACAACCTCGTGTACACGGACTGGCGCCGTGACAACTACATCCACGCCATCCAGGAGGTCCTGCGGACCCGTGGCATCAACCCGCGCCGTATCGGCGTCGAAGATGACTCGTTGCCGCTGGACAACCGCAACAAGATCCAAGCGGCTTTCTCCGGCGCAACGCTGGTGGACATCGCCCAGGCGGCCATGCGTCAGCGCATGATCAAGTCCGCCGAGGAAATTGCGGTCATCAAGCACGGAGCCCGGATCGGCGATCTCGGTGGCGAAGCCATCCGCAACGCCATCACCGCCGGCATCACCGAGTACGAGGTTGCCTTGATTGGCACCGAAGCCATGGTCCACGAGATCGCCCGCACCTTCCCGGACTCCGAAATCCGCGATACGTGGGTTTGGTTCCAGTCGGGCATCAACACCGACGGCGCCCACAACTGGGCAACAACCCGCAAGATCCAGGAACACGACATCTTGTCCTTGAACTGCTTCCCCATGACCAGCGGCTACTACACAGCGCTGGAACGTACCCTGTTCTACGGCGAACCGGATGCCCGCTCACTGGAGCTGTGGAACATCAACGTAGAGGTCCACAAGCGTGGTTTGGAACTCATCAAGCCGGGCGCGGTATGCAAGGACATTGCCGCCGAGCTTAACGAGATCTACATCAGCCATGGACTCCTGGCCAACCGGACGTTCGGCTACGGCCACTCGTTTGGTGTGCTCAGCCACTACTACGGCCGGGAAGCCGGGCTGGAACTCCGCGAGGACATCGACACCGTGCTGGAACCGGGCATGGTGGTTTCCATGGAGCCGATGATCACGGTGCTGGACGGACAGCCGGGCGCGGGTGGCTACCGCGAGCACGACATCCTGGTGGTGGGTGAGGGCGGTGCGGAGAACATCACCAAGTTCCCGTTCGGCCCCGAACACAACATCATCGGAGCCTAG